The genomic window CGATGATACCTGTATAGCCTCTGCTAGTGAAGCCTATGCAGCAGCATTAGCAGTTTATAGCTATGCCAAAGCTAGTGGTGATGTCACAGGTTTAGATGGAGTAATAGATGAGATGGGACGCAGGTTTAACCGCCGTTCTAAGAAAAAGCAACCTGAAGTCCCAGTTAGCTAAACCTTAAAACAGGTAATCATACCAGTTATCAATTTGGTAAAATACACGTCATTTGTGGGGGCATAACATTGTTATGCCCTTTTCGCGTCTTGTATCCAAAGATTTTTGAAACCCGCGCGGCGGGTAAAGTATCGTGTAGCCGCGATTTCTATAGCGCATCTCGTTAATCTAAAATACACTTTGACCACTCTCCAAACCTCTCCCCTACAAGGGGAGAGGCTTTAAATCTTACTCCCCTTCCCTTGTAGGGAAGGGGCTGGGGGTTAGGTCTATATTAGACTCCACCGAGAAGCACTAAGTCGCCAGAACATTTTTCAGCCTCAGAAGGTCAACATCGAGCCTCAGAAGGTCAACGTCGAGCTTCAGAAGGTCAACATCGAGCTTCAGAAGGTCAACATCGAGCCTCAGAAGGTCAACATCGAGCCTCAGAAGGTCAACATCGAGCTTCAGAAGGTCAACATCGAGCCTCAGAAGGTCAACATCGAGCCTCAGAAGGTCAACATTGAGCCTCAGAAGGTCAACATCGAGCCTCGGAAGGTCAACGTCGAGCCTCAGAAGGTCAACATCGAGCCTCAGAAGGTCAACGTCGAGCCTCGGAAGGTCAACGTCGAGCCTCAGAAGGTCAACGTCGAGCCTCAGAAGGTCAACATTGAGCTTAAATCAAGGTCAAACGTAAAAATTACCTAATAAAACATTTAGTAAATTCTGAAATACAGCCTGGGTATTTAGTAGTTATTCTGTAAGCATTAACATTTAAAAATTAAATCTGGTCATGAACCCACAAAACAAGCCCAAGAGTCTACAAGATATTCTTAAGCAGCGCCAGCAATCAGGTTTTGTGGGTCGTGAAAACCAGGTAAACCAATTCCGTCAAAATCTAGAGTTACCGTTAGAAGACGATCGCCGTCGTTTTCTGTTTAACGTTTGGGGTCAAGGTGGGGTTGGTAAAAGTACCCTGTTACGGCAGTTTCGCAAAATTGCTGATGAAGCAAAAATTATCTCGGCTTACATTGATGAAGCTGAAAAAAGTGTCCCAGAAGTTATGGGTCGTTTAGCTGAAGAGTTGGAACGCCAAGGTCACAAACTAACGCAGTTTACAGAAAGCTACAAAGTTTACCGTCAAAAGCGCCAAGAATTAGAAACTGATCCAGAAGCTCCTCAAGATTTCTCGGCTTTTGTAGGCAAAACTGTAGTTAAAACTGGTGTGCGTCTGGCGCGTCGAGTTCCCGTTGGCGGTGCTGTATTTGACTTTCTAGATGAGGATGCTTTGGCTACCCAAGCCGGAGAATGGGCATCTTATGTTGCAAAGAAAATAACAAATAAAGATGAGGTGCGCTTAGTTCAAGAACCTGTAGAAATCCTAACCCCGCTATTTTTGCAAGATATTTTAAAAATTGCTCAAGAAACTACTGTTGTTTTGTTTTTTGATACCTATGAACGCACTGGAGAATTCCTAGATAACTGGCTACGAGAAATTTTGGAGGGTCGCCACGGTGAAGTATCTCTCAATATATTGATAACGATCGCTGGTAGGCAGGAATTAGATAAAAATCATTGGACACCTTACGAGGGGTTAATTGTTCGTTTCCCTCTGGAACCCTTTACAGAAGAAGAAGCCCAACAATATCTAACTCGCAAAGGTATTACAGACAATCGCATTATTGAAGTGATTTTACGCCTTTCTGGAAATTTGCCCCTGCTGGTAGGAATGTTAGCAGATGCTCATCCCAATGACCCCAACCAGGTAATTGAGCCTAGCAGTAGTGCTGTAGAACGCTTTTTAAAATGGATTGATGACCCCAAGCGGCGACAAGTTGCTCTCGATGCTGCCATTTCTCGGTGCTTGAATCGAGATGTTATAGCTAAGTTGAGAGGAGAAGAAGAAGCTGATGAGCTATTTACTTGGCTGAAAGAAACATCCTTTGTCAACGAACGCTCTGATGGCTGGGCTTATCATGATGTTGTTAAAACCCAAATGTTACGCCACAAGCGCCTTTCATCGCCGCAAGGTTGGGCTGACATACATGGTAAGTTGGCAGACTATTATGACAGGCTGCTGAACGATCTGCAATTGGACGAAGAGAATAAACAGCGCGATCCTAGCTGGCAAAGTCACACATTAAACGTCTTATATCACAATTTATGTCAGTCACCGCAAAGGAATTTATCTGTAGCTCTCAATGAATTTCTCGCTGCACTCAAAAATAAACGCAAATTTGCCCAACAATATGCAGAAACAATGCTTCAGGCTGGTAAAGATGCGGATTTTGCTGAAGTTCAGTGTTGGGGTGAGCAACTAGCTAGTGGGTTAAAAGCCTATGACGAGAATTTTTACCAAGTTACATTAGAAATGTTTACCGCAGTCCTACAAAATTTTAGGATTGAAGTAAAATGGCAACCAATTGCTTTAGGTTGGCGCGGTCAAACTTATCGCTTAATGGAGCGTTACCCAGAAGCCCTACAAGACTTTGACCGCGCCATTGAACTTGACCCCAAATATGACTGGGCGATCGCACATCGCGGTGATACTTATCGCATAATGAGGCGT from Nostoc sp. UHCC 0926 includes these protein-coding regions:
- a CDS encoding tetratricopeptide repeat protein, which gives rise to MNPQNKPKSLQDILKQRQQSGFVGRENQVNQFRQNLELPLEDDRRRFLFNVWGQGGVGKSTLLRQFRKIADEAKIISAYIDEAEKSVPEVMGRLAEELERQGHKLTQFTESYKVYRQKRQELETDPEAPQDFSAFVGKTVVKTGVRLARRVPVGGAVFDFLDEDALATQAGEWASYVAKKITNKDEVRLVQEPVEILTPLFLQDILKIAQETTVVLFFDTYERTGEFLDNWLREILEGRHGEVSLNILITIAGRQELDKNHWTPYEGLIVRFPLEPFTEEEAQQYLTRKGITDNRIIEVILRLSGNLPLLVGMLADAHPNDPNQVIEPSSSAVERFLKWIDDPKRRQVALDAAISRCLNRDVIAKLRGEEEADELFTWLKETSFVNERSDGWAYHDVVKTQMLRHKRLSSPQGWADIHGKLADYYDRLLNDLQLDEENKQRDPSWQSHTLNVLYHNLCQSPQRNLSVALNEFLAALKNKRKFAQQYAETMLQAGKDADFAEVQCWGEQLASGLKAYDENFYQVTLEMFTAVLQNFRIEVKWQPIALGWRGQTYRLMERYPEALQDFDRAIELDPKYDWAIAHRGDTYRIMRRYAEALQDFDRAIELNPKYNWAIALRGYTYHSMKRYPEALQDIDRAIELNPKLDWSIAHRGGTYRSMKRYPEALEDFDRAIELNPKLDWAIAGRGQTFYFMKRYTEALEDFDRAIELNPKLDWVIASRGETYRSMKRYPEALEDFDRAIELGPKYKWAIAHRGQTYLMLKLYNEALADFNRAIDLDSDSNWYLYNRALAYQALNQPDKAWADLALAIKLAKQDYEKDAKDWSNAFNLALYYLAAQYHQPAERLYLHVLSQGASLERIHAAIQDLNDFLTVFPDHMQATSMRQLLHSFLT